From Planococcus halocryophilus, the proteins below share one genomic window:
- a CDS encoding sodium:solute symporter family transporter, which translates to MGGLALVLFGFVARKISYTFTGQMTIGDVLKQKLNPFGYWYMMILLFAMGIYALFIQTMGAGLLLYILFPFPLFIGMMVFLFLLFLIGGIGGLYRIHQLAGISVILIFGTIILIPVYSYMHEGVTTIFEGIRLYHPYLLFTKNNESLWFISTGLLVFFGQMITDRATWQRVFIIKKEKVKMAFVLTGMIWFTIPIAITSLFLLAISGRSFDNPYSLIFELISILNSNVLIFVFVLFCFAAVLSAASSELHSLNTLFIRNVVAEFKPLSTQQQFKYKNIFSLALIAVLFLAALFLTPYPTQLLFFFGNIYSSMIFAILYIVFSKGNETLPPVLSSFVGIVGGFISSPFTTYFESVWISFLLSGILCGLFLIKKAIQQHSPASSSSEEQPYDTN; encoded by the coding sequence ATGGGTGGCCTTGCTTTGGTTCTTTTTGGCTTTGTTGCTCGGAAAATCAGCTATACTTTCACAGGCCAGATGACCATTGGCGATGTGCTAAAGCAAAAGCTGAATCCGTTCGGATACTGGTATATGATGATTCTGCTTTTTGCGATGGGAATCTATGCCCTGTTTATTCAAACCATGGGTGCCGGATTGCTGCTATATATCCTCTTTCCTTTTCCACTTTTCATCGGAATGATGGTTTTTTTGTTTCTATTGTTTTTGATCGGTGGAATTGGTGGTCTTTACCGAATCCATCAATTGGCTGGAATAAGTGTCATCTTAATTTTTGGAACGATTATTCTCATTCCTGTCTATTCGTATATGCACGAAGGGGTTACGACAATCTTTGAAGGCATTCGTCTTTATCATCCCTACTTATTATTTACAAAGAATAACGAATCGTTATGGTTTATTTCAACCGGTTTACTGGTGTTTTTTGGACAGATGATAACGGACCGAGCTACGTGGCAAAGAGTATTTATCATCAAGAAAGAAAAGGTTAAAATGGCTTTTGTCCTCACCGGAATGATTTGGTTTACGATTCCCATTGCCATCACTTCACTATTTTTGTTAGCAATTTCTGGACGTTCATTTGATAATCCTTACTCTCTTATTTTTGAACTGATTAGTATTTTAAATTCAAATGTATTGATTTTTGTTTTCGTTCTCTTTTGCTTTGCTGCTGTTTTATCTGCCGCTAGCTCAGAATTACACTCATTAAATACACTTTTCATTCGAAATGTTGTTGCTGAATTTAAACCATTGTCGACACAACAGCAATTCAAGTATAAAAATATCTTCTCTTTAGCACTGATTGCTGTCCTCTTTTTAGCAGCACTTTTCTTAACACCCTACCCTACTCAATTATTGTTTTTCTTTGGCAATATTTATAGCTCTATGATTTTCGCCATTCTCTATATCGTTTTCAGCAAAGGTAACGAAACGCTTCCTCCTGTTCTTTCTTCCTTTGTTGGTATCGTCGGTGGGTTTATTTCTTCTCCGTTTACGACTTACTTTGAATCGGTATGGATTAGTTTTTTACTTTCGGGAATTCTTTGCGGCTTGTTCCTTATAAAAAAAGCCATTCAACAACATTCCCCCGCGAGTTCAAGTTCGGAGGAGCAGCCTTATGACACAAATTAA
- a CDS encoding cytosine permease — MTQINQETSPLSSINSDLLPTALESRTWNFSNYFSVWMGSVHNIPSYVTIGGFFALGLSTGQVFVVICCAALLVAVLLVLNGHAGNKYGVPFSILLRASYGRKGAILPGVFRGIIAGIMWFGLQTYAGSIAVSIFIGTFFPGYLTLGGNFLFLGLSLSSLLSFLLFWLINLLFIFADVNTLGRLTKSVTVLIFIVFGGMSIWSIQLAGGVEMILDFEPSGGRDVSLFLLVSCVSAIVATWVAPILSVSDITRYSSSKRAHAGGQFIGILATYLLFACASISIIIGSEIAFGVPVWNVLEVVNNFDSVFAVILSLTTLALATLSVNIVGNVIPAANQLTALFPTKLNFKKSALVVATLGILLLPWKLMENPTSIFMFLNMVGALLSPVIGVMLTHYYFISKKMINLDAVYGIRGKQPLASFQVPALLATILTGGLSLLGSKIAALEVFYTISSLLGIIVSACLYITFYSIQTTFNFKKIQ, encoded by the coding sequence ATGACACAAATTAACCAAGAGACTAGCCCGCTCTCTTCAATCAATAGTGACTTACTTCCGACTGCTCTCGAAAGTCGTACGTGGAATTTCAGTAATTATTTTTCGGTTTGGATGGGATCTGTTCATAACATCCCGTCTTACGTTACGATTGGTGGTTTTTTTGCATTAGGACTTTCTACTGGCCAGGTTTTTGTGGTAATTTGCTGTGCGGCTCTACTCGTAGCGGTATTACTCGTTCTTAATGGTCATGCAGGAAATAAATATGGCGTACCATTTTCTATTCTTTTACGCGCTAGCTACGGTAGAAAAGGTGCTATTCTTCCAGGAGTTTTCAGAGGGATCATAGCAGGAATTATGTGGTTCGGATTACAAACCTATGCGGGGAGTATTGCTGTTTCAATTTTTATCGGTACATTCTTCCCAGGGTATCTAACACTCGGCGGCAATTTTCTTTTTCTCGGCTTGAGTTTATCTAGTCTACTTTCTTTTTTATTGTTTTGGCTCATTAATCTCTTGTTTATTTTTGCTGATGTTAATACACTCGGTAGGCTGACAAAAAGTGTGACAGTCCTCATCTTTATCGTCTTTGGTGGCATGTCCATTTGGTCAATTCAATTAGCTGGTGGAGTAGAGATGATTTTAGATTTCGAACCCTCTGGTGGCAGAGATGTGAGTTTATTTCTATTAGTTTCTTGTGTTTCTGCTATCGTTGCTACATGGGTTGCACCGATTTTAAGTGTTTCCGACATCACTCGCTATTCAAGCTCCAAACGAGCACATGCAGGTGGACAATTTATCGGTATTTTAGCCACTTATCTATTGTTTGCTTGCGCTAGTATCTCCATTATAATCGGCTCTGAAATTGCTTTTGGTGTTCCTGTCTGGAATGTGCTCGAAGTGGTCAATAATTTCGACAGTGTGTTCGCTGTCATTCTTTCGTTGACGACATTGGCACTTGCAACTTTATCCGTAAATATTGTCGGAAATGTGATTCCCGCTGCCAATCAATTAACAGCTCTTTTTCCAACTAAATTAAATTTCAAAAAGAGCGCGCTTGTCGTAGCGACTTTAGGCATTCTATTATTGCCTTGGAAGCTGATGGAGAACCCCACGAGCATCTTCATGTTTCTTAATATGGTAGGAGCGCTGTTAAGCCCTGTTATTGGGGTAATGCTGACGCACTATTACTTTATATCGAAAAAAATGATCAATCTAGATGCGGTATATGGAATTCGAGGAAAGCAACCGCTCGCTTCTTTTCAAGTTCCCGCATTACTAGCGACTATACTCACCGGGGGACTCAGTCTACTCGGTAGTAAAATTGCTGCACTAGAAGTGTTTTATACAATTTCCTCACTTCTCGGAATCATAGTCTCTGCTTGCTTATACATCACTTTCTATTCCATCCAAACAACTTTCAATTTTAAAAAAATTCAGTAA
- a CDS encoding amidohydrolase: protein MYILKKVLLETGYVKENGQVRATETKMVHLKIEEGRIAEIIDSEQALPKDVKTMDGKGLLVLPAFKEKHVHLDKTYMGEPWRACVSATSVIERSTIEKNILASIEMSTVDRAKNLLDVLLSHGSTAVRTHVDIYPEVGLENLSGVQTALADYEQQVDSEIVAFAQHGLLYGNTVELMREAVRNGAGLVGSVDPATVDLNIEASLVQLMDIAVEGNVGIDLHLHDPGHLGTFTMKRLAALTKEAGWQGKVAISHAFGLGDVTPSEARAVAESLKEAGVSIISSVPIGRNIPPVSLLADVGVNVSLGNDNIYDSWWPTGNGDVLERLGRLVEINRWTDELSLSQALRFITDGITPLTANGEQVWPVKGDVASFVLADAKCAAEAVARRAKRTAVFHKGSLVAGQLN, encoded by the coding sequence ATGTACATATTGAAGAAAGTCTTACTCGAAACAGGTTATGTGAAAGAAAATGGACAAGTAAGAGCTACTGAGACAAAAATGGTACATTTAAAAATTGAAGAAGGTCGGATCGCAGAAATAATCGACTCAGAACAAGCACTTCCAAAAGACGTAAAAACGATGGATGGTAAAGGACTGCTCGTGTTACCTGCTTTTAAAGAAAAACATGTTCACCTTGATAAAACTTATATGGGAGAACCATGGCGCGCTTGCGTATCTGCTACTTCTGTCATTGAAAGAAGCACTATAGAAAAAAACATTCTTGCATCGATTGAAATGAGCACAGTAGATAGAGCGAAAAATTTGCTAGATGTGTTGCTGTCACACGGTTCGACAGCCGTTAGGACGCATGTCGATATTTATCCAGAAGTTGGACTGGAGAATTTAAGTGGGGTTCAGACTGCATTGGCTGATTATGAACAGCAAGTCGATTCGGAAATTGTCGCATTTGCTCAGCATGGCTTACTTTATGGCAATACAGTTGAGCTGATGAGAGAAGCAGTACGTAACGGTGCAGGGCTAGTAGGATCAGTTGACCCGGCAACGGTCGATTTGAATATCGAAGCGTCGCTTGTTCAATTGATGGATATAGCAGTCGAAGGAAACGTCGGAATTGATTTACATTTGCATGACCCAGGTCATTTAGGGACATTTACCATGAAGCGCTTGGCTGCCTTAACGAAAGAAGCTGGCTGGCAAGGGAAAGTAGCAATCAGTCATGCCTTCGGACTAGGTGATGTAACCCCTTCAGAAGCAAGAGCAGTAGCGGAGTCTTTGAAAGAAGCAGGAGTGTCGATTATTTCGAGTGTACCTATCGGCAGGAATATTCCACCTGTTAGTTTGCTAGCTGATGTAGGAGTGAATGTTTCACTTGGGAATGATAATATTTATGATTCTTGGTGGCCAACAGGAAACGGAGATGTGTTGGAGCGACTCGGAAGGTTAGTGGAGATTAATCGTTGGACAGACGAGTTGTCGCTGTCTCAGGCTTTGCGTTTTATAACCGATGGCATTACCCCTCTGACAGCGAATGGAGAGCAGGTATGGCCAGTGAAAGGTGACGTGGCTAGCTTTGTCTTAGCAGATGCTAAATGTGCTGCAGAGGCTGTAGCGAGACGAGCAAAACGTACAGCTGTTTTCCATAAAGGATCACTCGTAGCTGGACAATTAAATTAA
- a CDS encoding glutathione ABC transporter substrate-binding protein, whose product MSLAGCSTGEKAASTENGEVKAAGSEDTLIIARLSDAESLDQQFMSTINAASVTHGKIYEGLVGRDRNAELQPLLAESWEQLDDKTWEFKLRQDVKFHDGTDFTAEAVKATFDRLLDPEVGSPRAGVLSMVEEVKIIDDFTVQFLLSEPYSPLLSILASHESGIISPKAIEEFGGDDIQEPSGTGPFVFESWTPGQVIILNRNEDYWGTLAKVGRVEFKVVPEETTRTAMVETGEAHIAEPLSIAQFDAVNASQNSKVYQSEGFGTEYITFNVEKAPFNDVRVRQAVSHAIEMDAIRKGVYNNVGGEANSLLGPKVFGYHEGLETYEYNLSEAKRLLAEAGYSDGLEIKLSTMDNKERISLAEVVQSQLKGIGIKVTIEVMEYGTFVESTHSGDTEMFIISWRNATGDADYNQYNLMHSSSIGASGNTSFYSNSEVDGLIEEARKEADSEKRIELYAKAQEIEMEEAVYIPIRVIENVAAMSKDVSGFEISPSGYLEINNVSIK is encoded by the coding sequence ATGTCTCTGGCTGGTTGCTCTACTGGAGAAAAAGCAGCATCAACAGAAAATGGCGAAGTAAAAGCTGCCGGTTCTGAAGATACGTTAATTATCGCAAGACTTTCAGATGCTGAAAGTTTGGATCAGCAATTTATGTCAACTATCAATGCAGCGAGCGTCACTCATGGGAAAATTTATGAAGGCCTGGTTGGCCGTGATCGAAACGCAGAACTGCAACCACTATTAGCAGAAAGCTGGGAACAGCTTGACGATAAAACGTGGGAATTCAAGCTTCGTCAAGATGTTAAATTCCATGATGGGACAGATTTTACAGCAGAGGCTGTAAAAGCAACATTTGATCGATTGTTGGACCCAGAAGTAGGTTCTCCTCGAGCAGGCGTGTTGTCGATGGTAGAAGAAGTAAAAATCATTGATGATTTTACGGTTCAATTTTTATTGTCGGAGCCTTACTCTCCACTTCTTTCAATCTTAGCAAGTCATGAGAGCGGTATCATCAGCCCGAAGGCAATTGAAGAGTTCGGCGGAGATGACATACAGGAACCAAGTGGCACAGGACCATTTGTTTTTGAATCATGGACACCGGGACAAGTGATTATCTTAAATCGAAACGAAGACTACTGGGGCACACTAGCCAAAGTAGGAAGAGTCGAATTTAAAGTTGTACCAGAAGAAACTACGCGTACAGCAATGGTTGAAACGGGAGAAGCTCATATTGCTGAACCTTTATCCATCGCACAATTTGATGCGGTCAATGCTTCTCAAAATTCTAAAGTTTATCAAAGTGAAGGATTTGGAACTGAGTATATTACGTTTAACGTTGAAAAAGCACCTTTTAACGACGTTAGAGTAAGACAAGCAGTTTCACACGCTATCGAAATGGATGCAATCCGAAAAGGCGTTTATAATAATGTCGGTGGAGAAGCGAATTCACTATTAGGACCTAAAGTGTTTGGTTATCACGAAGGACTAGAAACATATGAATACAATCTTTCTGAAGCTAAAAGATTACTTGCTGAAGCGGGTTATTCAGATGGCCTCGAAATTAAATTGTCGACAATGGATAATAAAGAAAGAATTAGTTTAGCGGAAGTAGTTCAGTCACAACTAAAAGGAATAGGTATTAAAGTAACAATTGAAGTGATGGAATATGGAACATTTGTAGAATCCACTCATTCTGGTGATACCGAAATGTTCATCATTAGTTGGAGAAATGCGACAGGAGATGCTGATTACAACCAGTATAACTTGATGCATTCAAGCTCGATAGGAGCTAGTGGTAATACATCATTTTATAGCAATTCCGAAGTAGATGGGTTAATTGAAGAAGCACGAAAAGAAGCAGATTCTGAAAAACGAATCGAACTATACGCAAAAGCACAAGAAATTGAAATGGAAGAAGCGGTATACATTCCGATACGCGTAATCGAAAATGTCGCAGCAATGTCTAAAGATGTCAGCGGTTTTGAAATCAGTCCATCTGGATATTTGGAAATCAATAACGTATCGATAAAATAA
- a CDS encoding amidohydrolase family protein: MKTKLKGAYVIGYNGEDHVILKDAEVVYEGTSIIYVGTSYIEPVDETIDCGNSVISPGFIDLNALGDIDHDIIHIEADGEKSKNLLWSEKYMKNGPKEVMTEEEEAFKSQYAYTQLILNGITTAMPITSVFYKKWAETYEELASAANHAGTLGLRIYLGPSYQSGMRVVQPDGTIRLEWDEDGGRRGLESAVKFIEEFDGTYDDLVKGMLAPERIECQTEESLKQTKAYSETLGVPIKLHAAQGSFEYHTIVEKHGVTPIQYLKDLGFLGPKTGIPHANFIAGYSEAETGQGDDIKILYETGTTVIHCPVIMGRRGSGLESFAKYKRSGINVAIGTDTFPPDIFQNIRAGSMISRMHEKDVESSSFAEFFRAVTLGGAKFLGREDLGKLAVGAKADIIVVDLAGYHMGVSDDPIRTMIMNGSGRDIKLSIINGKIVMKDRQIPQIDLKELQSKAQCYFKKMKKGYLERDYQQLGEEKLFNSSFSVVNSVGKDLSKDCVKISKDTET; encoded by the coding sequence ATGAAAACAAAACTAAAAGGCGCATATGTTATTGGCTACAATGGGGAAGATCACGTCATATTGAAAGATGCTGAAGTCGTTTATGAAGGAACATCGATTATTTATGTAGGGACCAGTTACATTGAGCCTGTAGATGAAACGATTGATTGTGGAAACTCTGTAATAAGCCCAGGGTTTATTGATTTAAATGCACTTGGCGATATTGATCACGACATTATTCACATTGAAGCAGATGGAGAGAAATCAAAAAATCTATTATGGTCTGAAAAATATATGAAAAATGGTCCGAAAGAAGTTATGACAGAAGAAGAAGAGGCGTTTAAATCTCAATATGCATATACCCAATTAATCTTAAACGGCATAACGACAGCAATGCCGATCACTTCTGTATTTTATAAAAAATGGGCAGAAACTTATGAGGAATTAGCATCAGCCGCAAACCACGCAGGAACTTTGGGGCTAAGAATCTATTTGGGACCGAGCTATCAATCGGGTATGCGTGTTGTTCAACCTGATGGAACAATACGTTTAGAATGGGATGAAGATGGCGGAAGAAGAGGTCTTGAAAGTGCAGTGAAGTTTATAGAAGAGTTTGACGGTACTTATGATGACTTAGTGAAAGGAATGCTCGCGCCAGAGCGGATTGAATGCCAGACAGAAGAAAGTTTGAAACAGACTAAAGCCTATAGCGAGACATTAGGAGTTCCGATTAAACTTCATGCTGCACAAGGAAGTTTCGAATACCACACAATCGTTGAAAAGCATGGTGTCACACCAATTCAATACCTTAAAGATTTAGGGTTTTTAGGTCCGAAAACAGGCATTCCACATGCTAATTTTATTGCAGGTTATAGTGAAGCGGAAACAGGACAAGGTGACGATATAAAAATATTATATGAAACCGGTACGACTGTCATCCATTGTCCAGTCATTATGGGAAGACGTGGTAGCGGGCTAGAATCATTTGCGAAATACAAACGTTCAGGCATTAACGTAGCCATTGGTACAGATACCTTTCCTCCGGATATCTTCCAAAACATTCGGGCAGGTAGTATGATTTCTCGCATGCATGAAAAGGACGTCGAAAGTTCATCATTTGCTGAATTTTTCAGAGCGGTCACTCTTGGTGGTGCAAAATTTTTAGGTAGAGAAGACCTTGGTAAGTTAGCTGTAGGAGCAAAAGCAGATATTATTGTCGTCGATTTAGCTGGTTATCATATGGGTGTGAGTGACGATCCCATTCGAACAATGATTATGAATGGGTCGGGAAGAGATATTAAACTTTCTATTATAAATGGGAAAATTGTTATGAAAGATAGACAAATCCCTCAGATTGATTTGAAAGAACTTCAGTCAAAAGCTCAGTGCTATTTCAAAAAAATGAAAAAAGGCTATTTAGAAAGAGATTATCAACAGTTAGGAGAAGAAAAGCTTTTTAACTCTTCTTTTTCTGTAGTTAACTCAGTTGGAAAAGATTTAAGTAAAGATTGTGTAAAAATCAGTAAAGATACTGAAACTTAA
- a CDS encoding amidohydrolase family protein yields the protein MIDLLLINGTLITMNKERSIIYGGAVAIHNGRILDVGLTAELEVKYEAKQIINCKHHCILPGLIDVHGHGGHSMFKTIAMDNLEQWMPIMTNTYNHYVTDDFWYHEGKVSALERLKAGITTGVSVIGSTPRADDPIFALNHAKAYNEVGIRNVVCTGPANPKWPKLYSRWANGKRVTKEVEYRDVLKGTEAVVEALNHANNDRTRAFVTPFVIVTSIEGSGPTPPSRLHQLTEHDRYQARKIREIAKKYKTRIHSDAFGGMIHMAIQDKDYALLGPDVHLQHCRGISFDEVKILADTGTNVSTSASITQMKARTPIVELIELGATVAISTDGTSPSTSFDMFQAMRKTQLIHQATMMDEHYLPPGKLLEMVTIDAAKCIGWDDELGSIEVGKKADIITVNMKQAHLTPETMHIHRLVYQAVGNDVNHVIVDGKVLMTDRKVTTVEENKIIEEANDEALETIKRAGLEKYMTPTKYFWGSTRTYVDEKRFDEADYVFTITEEESP from the coding sequence ATGATTGATTTGCTTTTAATAAATGGCACGCTGATCACAATGAATAAAGAACGAAGCATTATTTACGGTGGGGCAGTAGCCATCCATAACGGAAGAATTTTAGATGTGGGGCTAACTGCAGAATTGGAAGTGAAATACGAAGCTAAACAAATAATTAATTGCAAGCACCACTGTATTTTACCTGGATTGATTGATGTTCATGGTCACGGAGGCCATTCGATGTTCAAAACAATCGCCATGGACAACCTTGAACAATGGATGCCCATTATGACCAATACATACAATCATTATGTGACAGACGATTTTTGGTATCACGAAGGAAAGGTATCAGCATTAGAGCGATTAAAAGCCGGCATTACTACCGGTGTTTCCGTTATAGGTTCGACACCGCGAGCAGATGATCCTATTTTTGCATTAAATCATGCAAAGGCTTATAACGAAGTCGGAATTCGCAATGTCGTCTGTACTGGGCCTGCCAATCCGAAATGGCCAAAACTATACAGCCGCTGGGCTAACGGCAAAAGAGTTACTAAAGAAGTTGAATATAGGGATGTATTAAAAGGAACAGAAGCTGTTGTTGAAGCGTTGAACCATGCGAATAACGACAGAACAAGAGCTTTCGTTACACCATTTGTCATTGTGACATCTATTGAAGGTTCTGGTCCTACACCCCCGTCTAGATTACATCAGTTAACAGAACATGACCGCTACCAAGCGCGAAAAATTAGAGAAATTGCCAAAAAATATAAAACAAGAATCCATTCAGATGCATTTGGTGGAATGATTCATATGGCGATTCAAGACAAGGATTATGCTTTGTTAGGACCAGACGTTCATTTGCAACATTGCCGGGGAATTTCGTTTGATGAAGTGAAAATCCTAGCAGATACCGGAACCAATGTCAGTACAAGTGCGAGTATCACTCAGATGAAAGCAAGGACTCCAATTGTAGAATTGATCGAACTGGGAGCAACGGTCGCTATTTCTACAGATGGCACCTCTCCTTCAACTAGTTTTGATATGTTTCAAGCTATGCGAAAAACGCAATTGATTCATCAGGCTACGATGATGGATGAACATTATTTACCACCCGGTAAACTTTTGGAAATGGTTACAATCGACGCAGCTAAGTGTATTGGTTGGGATGATGAGCTTGGATCGATTGAAGTTGGAAAAAAAGCAGATATTATAACGGTGAATATGAAACAAGCGCATTTAACTCCTGAAACAATGCATATCCATCGATTAGTTTACCAAGCAGTTGGAAATGACGTAAATCATGTCATTGTTGATGGGAAAGTTTTAATGACTGACCGGAAAGTAACGACTGTTGAAGAAAATAAAATCATTGAAGAAGCCAATGACGAAGCTTTGGAAACCATTAAACGCGCAGGATTGGAGAAATATATGACTCCCACAAAATATTTCTGGGGATCGACGCGCACATACGTTGATGAAAAACGATTTGATGAAGCGGATTACGTATTCACTATTACAGAGGAGGAAAGTCCATGA
- the ahpC gene encoding alkyl hydroperoxide reductase subunit C, with translation MSLIGKEIQPFKASAYQAGSGDFIELTEENLKGQWSVVCFYPADFTFVCPTELEDLQNQYATLKSLGVEVYSVSTDTHFTHKAWHDHSDAIGTIEYTMIGDPSQRISRGFDVLDEDAGLAQRGTFILDPEGIVQAAEINADGIGRDASTLVGKIKAAQYVRNNPGEVCPAKWEEGSETLKPSLDLVGKI, from the coding sequence ATGTCATTAATCGGGAAAGAAATCCAACCATTTAAAGCTTCAGCATACCAGGCTGGGAGCGGAGATTTTATCGAACTAACAGAAGAAAACCTAAAAGGTCAATGGAGTGTCGTATGCTTTTACCCAGCAGACTTTACATTTGTTTGCCCAACTGAGCTAGAAGATCTTCAAAACCAATACGCAACACTAAAAAGTTTAGGAGTTGAAGTGTACTCTGTGTCTACAGATACTCATTTCACGCACAAAGCTTGGCACGACCATTCAGATGCAATCGGCACGATTGAATACACAATGATTGGTGACCCGTCACAACGCATTTCTCGCGGCTTTGATGTACTTGATGAAGATGCAGGTTTGGCACAACGTGGAACATTTATTTTGGATCCAGAAGGCATTGTTCAAGCTGCAGAAATTAACGCAGATGGCATCGGTCGTGATGCAAGCACGCTTGTCGGCAAAATCAAAGCTGCACAATATGTACGCAACAACCCCGGCGAAGTTTGCCCGGCAAAATGGGAAGAAGGCAGCGAAACACTTAAGCCAAGTCTTGATCTTGTAGGTAAAATTTAA
- the ahpF gene encoding alkyl hydroperoxide reductase subunit F, which yields MILDTAIKAQLEQYLQLLENDVLLKVSAGTDKVSRDMMALVEEVSAMSSRITVEYAELERTPSFSVNRPGQDTGVVFAGIPLGHEFTSLVLALLQVSGRAPKVEQKVIDQIQSIQGSYHFDSYISLSCQNCPEVVQGLNLMSILNPNITHTMIDGAVYKAEVESKDIMAVPTVFLNGESFGSGRMTLEELLAKLGSAPDASEFANKEPYDVLVVGGGPAGASAAIYAARKGIRTGIVAERFGGQVMDTLSIENFISVKKTDGPKFAASLEEHVKEYDIDVMNLQRAKKLEKKDFFELELENGAVLKGKTIILSTGARWRNIGVPGEGEFKNKGVAYCPHCDGPLFAGKDVAVIGGGNSGVEAAIDLAGIVNHVTVLEYNSELKADSVLQDRLRSLPNATVITNARTQEITGKDKVNGISYLDLQTGNVNHIELAGVFVQIGLVPNTDWLGDLVERTQHGEIVIDQRGATNVSGVFGAGDCTNIPYKQIIISMGSGATASLSAFDHLIRSEVPVLV from the coding sequence ATGATATTAGATACAGCAATAAAAGCTCAATTAGAACAGTATCTACAATTGCTTGAAAACGATGTGTTGTTAAAAGTCAGCGCAGGCACTGATAAAGTTTCTCGCGATATGATGGCATTGGTCGAAGAGGTATCTGCAATGTCTTCTCGTATTACTGTAGAGTATGCAGAGCTTGAAAGAACGCCAAGCTTTAGCGTCAACCGCCCAGGACAAGACACTGGTGTTGTATTTGCCGGTATTCCTTTAGGGCATGAGTTTACGTCTCTGGTTCTTGCGTTATTGCAAGTGAGCGGACGTGCGCCAAAAGTTGAGCAAAAAGTAATCGATCAAATTCAAAGCATCCAAGGCTCGTATCATTTCGACTCCTACATTAGCTTGAGCTGCCAGAACTGTCCTGAAGTTGTTCAAGGGCTCAACTTAATGAGTATTCTCAACCCAAACATCACACACACAATGATTGATGGCGCGGTATACAAAGCAGAAGTTGAAAGCAAAGACATTATGGCCGTGCCTACTGTTTTCTTAAATGGGGAATCGTTCGGTAGCGGACGTATGACACTTGAAGAACTGTTAGCTAAACTCGGCAGCGCTCCAGATGCCTCCGAATTTGCGAACAAAGAACCGTATGACGTGCTTGTTGTCGGTGGCGGACCGGCTGGAGCTAGTGCTGCCATTTACGCGGCACGCAAAGGTATACGTACCGGCATTGTTGCTGAACGCTTTGGCGGTCAAGTCATGGATACGTTGAGTATCGAGAACTTCATTAGTGTAAAAAAGACAGATGGCCCGAAATTTGCGGCAAGTCTTGAAGAACATGTGAAGGAATACGATATCGACGTTATGAACTTGCAACGCGCGAAAAAGTTGGAGAAAAAAGATTTTTTCGAGCTTGAACTTGAAAACGGTGCTGTCTTAAAAGGCAAAACGATTATTCTTTCAACAGGTGCACGTTGGCGCAATATTGGCGTGCCAGGTGAAGGGGAGTTTAAGAATAAAGGTGTCGCTTACTGTCCACATTGTGATGGTCCATTGTTTGCGGGCAAAGACGTAGCGGTTATCGGCGGCGGGAACTCCGGCGTCGAAGCAGCAATTGATCTCGCAGGTATCGTAAATCACGTGACTGTTCTGGAGTACAACTCAGAACTCAAAGCCGATTCTGTTTTACAAGATCGGCTACGCAGCCTACCCAATGCAACAGTCATCACAAACGCTCGAACTCAAGAAATTACCGGCAAAGATAAAGTAAACGGCATTTCTTATCTCGACCTTCAAACCGGAAACGTCAACCACATCGAATTAGCTGGCGTGTTTGTTCAAATCGGCCTTGTGCCGAATACAGACTGGCTAGGCGATTTGGTTGAACGCACACAGCATGGCGAAATCGTCATTGACCAACGTGGCGCTACCAACGTTTCAGGTGTATTTGGTGCGGGAGACTGCACCAACATTCCTTATAAACAAATCATCATTTCAATGGGGTCTGGTGCAACTGCCTCACTGAGTGCTTTTGATCACCTTATTAGAAGTGAAGTTCCTGTTTTGGTTTAA